Proteins encoded by one window of uncultured Bacteroides sp.:
- a CDS encoding heparan-alpha-glucosaminide N-acetyltransferase domain-containing protein encodes MENTQSNIPKKQRLLSLDVLRGLTVAGMILVNNGGGKVSYAPLRHSVWNGLSLADLVFPFFLFMVGISTYISLRKFQFKWSNPLALKILKRTCLILLLGWAIYWFEGCCKGDFLPFDHIRLPGVLPRIALCYGIVSLLAVTVSHKWLPWLAGFLLVGYTFLLLVANGYICDETNILCIVDRSVFGAVHLYHKSPIDPEGLLGVIPSIAHTLIGFWCGKILTEHSELKDKMLHLFIFGFVLMSVGLLFTYGLPMNKRIWSPTLVLFTCGLATSLLAWFIYIIDDKGNKGWTPFFVSFGVNPLFIYVMSELMNVVFGDFGIAKALFGGIHAIVPDDYVSSLIYAVTFVLLNWAIGYPLYKKKIYIKI; translated from the coding sequence ATGGAAAACACACAAAGCAATATACCAAAGAAGCAACGTTTGTTATCACTTGATGTGCTGCGTGGACTAACGGTGGCAGGGATGATTCTGGTGAATAATGGTGGTGGCAAGGTTTCTTACGCACCTTTACGTCATTCAGTATGGAATGGTTTATCACTGGCCGATTTGGTGTTCCCCTTCTTTCTTTTTATGGTGGGAATATCAACCTATATTTCATTACGGAAGTTTCAGTTTAAGTGGTCAAACCCATTAGCTCTGAAGATATTGAAAAGAACTTGCCTTATATTACTTCTAGGATGGGCTATCTACTGGTTTGAAGGCTGCTGTAAGGGCGACTTTTTGCCTTTTGATCATATACGCCTTCCTGGTGTGTTACCCCGCATTGCGCTGTGTTACGGCATTGTTTCGTTGCTGGCAGTAACGGTTTCTCATAAATGGCTTCCGTGGCTGGCAGGCTTTCTGTTGGTAGGTTATACTTTTCTATTACTAGTCGCTAATGGCTATATATGTGATGAAACTAATATTCTGTGTATTGTAGATCGCAGCGTATTTGGAGCGGTGCATCTTTATCACAAGAGTCCCATTGATCCTGAAGGATTGTTGGGCGTTATTCCGTCTATTGCACATACGCTTATTGGTTTCTGGTGTGGAAAGATTTTAACTGAACACTCTGAACTGAAAGATAAAATGCTTCACCTGTTTATATTTGGTTTTGTATTGATGAGTGTTGGATTGCTCTTCACCTACGGACTACCTATGAACAAACGTATATGGTCGCCCACTTTGGTGCTTTTTACTTGTGGACTGGCCACAAGTCTGCTGGCGTGGTTTATCTATATTATTGATGATAAAGGGAATAAAGGTTGGACACCATTCTTTGTATCATTTGGGGTGAATCCACTCTTTATCTATGTAATGAGTGAACTGATGAATGTTGTATTTGGAGATTTTGGCATTGCCAAAGCTTTGTTCGGTGGCATTCATGCTATAGTGCCCGATGATTATGTTTCTTCGCTTATTTATGCAGTTACTTTTGTGCTGCTTAACTGGGCTATTGGTTATCCACTTTACAAAAAGAAGATCTATATCAAGATATAA
- a CDS encoding AraC family transcriptional regulator: protein MNTNTNNIIHEITPLSDKDCFYIAERYKKEFTYPIHSHQEFELNFTEKAAGVRRIVGDSAEVIGEYDLVLITGKDLEHVWEQHECTSEQIREITIQFSSDVFFKSFINKNQFDSIQKMLEKAQKGLSFPMSAILKVYHLLDKLASEKEGFYAVIKFMTILYELSLCDDVHTLSSSSFAKVGVHSDSRRVQKVQDYINEHYKDEIRLSQLADLAGMTPVSFSRFFKLRTGKNLSDYIIDIRLGYSTRLLVDSTQSVAEICYECGFNNLSNFNRIFKKKKDCSPKEFRENYRKKKIIV from the coding sequence ATGAACACAAACACAAATAACATTATCCACGAGATAACTCCTTTATCTGATAAGGACTGTTTTTATATTGCTGAACGTTATAAAAAAGAGTTTACCTATCCTATTCATAGTCATCAGGAATTCGAGCTTAACTTTACCGAGAAAGCTGCCGGCGTGAGACGTATTGTTGGTGATTCAGCAGAAGTTATTGGAGAATATGATTTAGTGCTCATTACAGGAAAAGATCTGGAACATGTATGGGAACAGCACGAGTGTACTTCTGAACAGATTCGTGAAATAACAATTCAATTCTCTTCCGATGTATTCTTTAAGAGTTTCATAAACAAAAATCAGTTTGACAGCATACAGAAAATGCTTGAAAAAGCTCAGAAAGGGCTTAGCTTTCCTATGTCGGCAATCCTGAAAGTATATCATTTACTCGATAAACTGGCTTCCGAGAAAGAAGGGTTTTATGCAGTGATTAAGTTTATGACAATACTTTATGAACTGTCTCTTTGTGATGATGTTCACACTCTTTCAAGTTCTTCTTTTGCTAAGGTTGGAGTTCATTCAGACAGTCGTCGTGTGCAGAAGGTTCAGGATTACATAAATGAACATTATAAAGATGAAATCAGGCTTTCCCAATTAGCCGATCTTGCAGGGATGACTCCTGTTTCCTTTAGCCGCTTTTTCAAACTTCGTACAGGCAAAAATCTTTCAGATTATATTATCGATATTCGTTTAGGCTATTCTACACGTCTGCTTGTAGATTCAACTCAGTCTGTTGCTGAAATATGTTATGAGTGCGGTTTCAATAACCTTTCCAACTTTAACCGTATATTCAAAAAGAAGAAAGATTGCTCTCCAAAAGAATTTCGGGAGAATTACAGAAAGAAAAAGATTATTGTTTAA
- a CDS encoding two-component regulator propeller domain-containing protein gives MKKTTNKIVYRKIVGLLWLTFLWIIVFPCSAQVSLRKILDQYNFSAITINDGLPHNYIDDIYKDSQGFLWLSTHNGLSRYDGYSFVNYNITSPTVRLRSNFINQVCEDGFNRLWIASEAGLDLLNLKTNWLESIDFTHFKSEDLSKEPVYFIVCDKNKTIWLATQTNLYHLFFTSDGRIERCVALTSKYERHSASITALKQVNGEVWVGYGNNVYKVNQERSGQLKLRKVLPACSFDSQIRIHCFCSFRGDVWIGTDRGLYRCNMRSKKCKLYTSQDGNINSLTQDYITDVAVTHNQELVVSTLKGLNFYNAVTDDFVQLENSSYDSKRMISCNFIHCLFVDGSILWLGTEIGGMDKMESRSLKLRLYTNNRYEVGSLSDNPVNSIFEDSYGNLWVGNVEQGLSLRRKGTDEFVHYRHQANNNSLSHNSVCDIAQDNRNQLWFATWGGGVSCASLGNVSNVSFTQFNTLNTPLRSNYVGSLCFDKLNDGMWIGTSKGLSFYDLNRNTITNIVLPTDRLPNNSLVKMVIDRKQRLWIGTHHGLIIIDLYSFARNHKNVHYHYMECKLDNPQSKLIEKICCIFEASDGTIWLGSNGYGIYRLERDKEYPYKFINLTTRNGLCDNTIFGIAEDRQHHLWFSTNNGLSCYTPKSKGFANYYQKDGLLSDQFYWNAYCQTKDGTLYFGGLDGMVGLNGMLTKYKKHENKVVFTRLSVLDNDIMQSGNDYLDKSISWAREVHLHERDKSFSLEFSALDYENAGKLKYYYRLKGFDDKWIECDIKRHYASYTNLRAGHYTFQVKVQNPLNMNDSQITELSIVVSPFFYKTWWFFSLMILVAAFAVFYWYQWRISTYKEQKRVLTQKVKERTLELEEKMDVLSHQNDLLTQQKKQLLELSKRIQEITADKISFFTNITHEFRTPISLILGPIDRALKLSNNPEVVEQLNLAERNSKSLLSLVNQLLDFRKVESGRIMITKKQNNLPAFIQNVVMPFEAFARDRQIEVRTIIRAKDSFYKYDEEWMRKVLVNLLSNAIKFTPNGGRVNLYVCSYIDKKGQNNIYFSISDTGVGVLNEDLDKIFDRFYQSRKNVKFHIYGQSGTGIGLYLCKRIVNEHGGRIYARNNHRAGVAIRILMPMDISEEQIVEDTQQILVPDTQNSVTSEYIVQTESEYHKMKKKILIVDDNPDMRVYVRSILNSEYNVVEAEDGAKALDLLKNTNIDFIVSDLMMPVMDGIELSKRVKEDLSISHIPILILTAKVSDEARLESFRIGVDEYLQKPFNEELLLVRIHNIFNARKAAQQQFDLQMDPGTLRIDEESRDSKFLNNVMQVIENSYTNSDFDVNAFADAMGISKTLLNQKLQNLAGNSTSKFIGNYRLKKAQELILINKVSKNMNVSEIAYSVGFNDPKYFSQCYLKKFGILPSTSLDY, from the coding sequence ATGAAAAAAACGACAAATAAGATTGTGTATAGGAAAATAGTTGGATTGTTATGGCTGACTTTTTTGTGGATAATAGTGTTCCCATGTTCTGCACAGGTATCACTTCGAAAGATTCTTGATCAGTATAACTTTTCTGCCATAACCATTAATGATGGTTTACCACACAATTATATCGATGACATATACAAGGATAGTCAGGGATTCCTTTGGTTGTCTACACACAACGGACTTTCACGTTATGACGGATATTCCTTTGTAAACTATAATATAACGTCGCCTACTGTACGCTTACGCTCTAATTTTATCAATCAGGTATGTGAGGACGGATTTAACCGCCTCTGGATTGCTTCCGAAGCAGGGCTGGATTTATTGAATCTGAAAACTAACTGGTTGGAATCCATCGATTTTACTCATTTTAAGAGTGAGGATCTTTCAAAAGAACCTGTTTACTTTATAGTTTGCGATAAGAATAAAACTATCTGGCTGGCAACACAGACCAATCTGTATCATTTATTTTTTACCTCAGATGGACGGATAGAACGTTGCGTGGCACTTACCTCTAAATATGAAAGACATTCTGCCTCTATTACAGCTTTGAAGCAAGTTAATGGAGAAGTATGGGTGGGATATGGTAACAATGTATATAAAGTCAATCAGGAAAGAAGTGGGCAATTGAAGCTAAGAAAAGTTCTACCGGCATGCTCATTTGATAGTCAGATTCGTATTCATTGCTTTTGTTCATTTAGAGGTGATGTGTGGATAGGAACAGATAGAGGACTTTACCGTTGTAATATGCGCAGCAAAAAGTGTAAACTGTACACATCTCAGGATGGAAACATTAATTCTCTGACGCAGGACTATATCACGGATGTGGCTGTAACACATAATCAGGAATTGGTGGTTTCTACTCTTAAAGGACTGAATTTCTATAACGCTGTAACCGATGATTTTGTACAGCTGGAAAATTCTAGTTATGATTCAAAACGCATGATCAGTTGCAACTTTATTCATTGTCTTTTTGTTGACGGATCAATCCTGTGGCTTGGAACGGAGATTGGTGGCATGGATAAGATGGAGAGTCGCAGTTTGAAATTACGTCTGTATACAAATAACAGATATGAGGTTGGTAGCTTATCAGATAATCCAGTGAATAGTATCTTCGAGGATTCTTATGGAAATCTTTGGGTAGGAAATGTGGAACAGGGACTCAGCTTGCGTAGGAAAGGGACTGATGAGTTTGTACATTATCGTCATCAGGCAAACAACAATAGCTTGAGTCATAATTCGGTATGTGATATTGCACAGGATAATCGAAATCAACTCTGGTTTGCCACCTGGGGAGGTGGAGTAAGTTGTGCCAGTCTTGGAAATGTGTCTAATGTATCTTTTACGCAATTTAATACTCTAAATACTCCGTTACGGAGCAATTATGTGGGTTCGCTTTGTTTTGATAAGTTGAATGATGGCATGTGGATAGGTACTTCGAAAGGGCTATCTTTCTATGATTTGAATCGAAATACTATTACCAATATTGTATTGCCGACAGATCGATTGCCAAATAATTCATTGGTAAAGATGGTTATTGATAGGAAACAGCGGTTATGGATTGGAACACATCATGGCTTGATTATTATTGATCTCTATTCATTTGCCAGAAACCACAAAAATGTGCATTATCATTACATGGAATGCAAGCTGGATAACCCACAGAGTAAACTGATAGAGAAAATATGTTGCATCTTTGAGGCATCTGATGGAACAATTTGGCTTGGAAGTAATGGTTACGGTATTTATCGACTAGAAAGAGATAAGGAATATCCTTACAAATTTATAAATCTGACCACTCGAAATGGGTTGTGTGATAATACAATATTTGGAATAGCAGAAGATAGGCAGCACCATCTTTGGTTTAGCACTAACAACGGACTTTCTTGCTATACGCCAAAGTCGAAAGGTTTTGCTAACTATTATCAGAAAGATGGATTGCTATCCGATCAGTTTTATTGGAATGCATATTGTCAGACAAAGGATGGAACTCTTTATTTTGGAGGATTAGATGGTATGGTGGGATTGAATGGAATGCTCACAAAATATAAAAAACATGAAAATAAGGTCGTTTTTACCCGTCTTTCTGTTCTGGACAATGATATAATGCAAAGTGGAAATGACTATTTAGATAAAAGTATATCCTGGGCCAGAGAAGTTCACCTCCACGAACGCGACAAATCATTTTCATTGGAGTTTTCAGCTTTAGATTATGAGAATGCTGGTAAATTGAAATATTACTATCGACTGAAAGGTTTCGATGATAAATGGATAGAGTGTGACATCAAGCGACATTATGCAAGTTATACCAACTTGAGAGCTGGGCACTATACTTTTCAAGTGAAAGTACAGAATCCACTGAATATGAATGATAGTCAGATTACTGAGCTTTCTATAGTTGTGTCTCCTTTCTTTTATAAAACCTGGTGGTTCTTTTCACTGATGATATTGGTTGCGGCATTCGCTGTTTTCTATTGGTACCAATGGCGTATTTCAACTTATAAGGAACAAAAACGTGTTCTGACACAAAAAGTAAAAGAGCGTACATTAGAGTTAGAAGAAAAAATGGATGTCTTGTCGCACCAGAATGACTTGCTGACTCAACAAAAGAAGCAGTTGCTGGAACTCTCAAAACGAATACAGGAAATAACTGCTGATAAAATATCTTTTTTTACAAATATTACCCATGAGTTCCGAACCCCAATATCGTTGATTCTTGGACCTATAGATCGTGCTTTGAAACTAAGTAATAATCCTGAGGTGGTGGAACAGCTAAATCTAGCCGAGCGAAATTCAAAGTCGTTGTTGTCATTGGTTAACCAGTTGCTGGATTTTCGTAAGGTGGAGTCAGGGCGTATTATGATAACAAAGAAGCAAAATAATTTGCCTGCTTTTATTCAAAATGTTGTAATGCCGTTTGAAGCTTTTGCCAGGGATAGACAAATTGAGGTTCGTACCATTATCCGTGCCAAAGACTCTTTCTATAAATATGATGAAGAGTGGATGCGAAAGGTTTTGGTCAATTTACTTTCTAATGCAATCAAGTTTACTCCAAACGGAGGACGGGTTAATCTTTATGTTTGCTCTTACATTGATAAGAAAGGACAAAATAACATCTATTTTTCCATATCGGATACAGGAGTAGGTGTTTTGAATGAAGATTTGGACAAGATATTCGATCGTTTCTACCAATCTAGAAAGAATGTAAAATTCCATATATACGGACAGAGCGGCACTGGTATAGGCTTGTATCTGTGCAAACGGATTGTTAATGAACATGGGGGACGCATTTATGCACGGAACAACCATCGTGCCGGGGTTGCAATAAGGATCCTGATGCCAATGGATATTTCTGAGGAACAAATAGTTGAAGACACGCAACAGATTCTTGTTCCAGACACACAGAATAGTGTTACCTCTGAATATATAGTGCAAACTGAAAGTGAGTACCACAAAATGAAGAAAAAAATATTGATTGTAGATGACAATCCTGATATGCGTGTTTATGTTCGTTCCATTTTAAACTCTGAATATAATGTTGTAGAAGCTGAAGATGGAGCTAAAGCATTAGATTTGCTCAAGAATACAAATATAGATTTTATAGTAAGTGATTTGATGATGCCTGTAATGGATGGTATTGAATTATCCAAAAGGGTAAAAGAGGATTTATCTATTTCTCACATACCTATTTTGATTCTTACTGCTAAGGTCTCAGATGAGGCTCGTCTGGAAAGTTTCCGTATAGGTGTGGACGAATATTTGCAAAAGCCTTTTAATGAAGAGTTACTATTGGTTCGTATACACAATATTTTCAATGCTCGTAAGGCTGCACAACAGCAGTTTGACTTGCAGATGGATCCAGGGACCCTGCGCATAGATGAAGAATCGCGTGATAGTAAGTTCCTGAATAATGTAATGCAGGTAATTGAGAATAGTTACACAAATTCGGACTTTGATGTGAATGCCTTTGCAGATGCCATGGGTATAAGTAAAACCTTGCTTAACCAGAAATTGCAAAATTTAGCGGGGAATTCGACATCCAAGTTTATTGGGAACTATCGTCTGAAAAAGGCACAGGAACTAATTCTTATAAATAAGGTAAGTAAGAACATGAATGTTTCTGAAATTGCTTATTCAGTAGGTTTTAACGATCCTAAATACTTCAGTCAATGCTATTTGAAAAAATTCGGTATTCTACCTAGTACTTCTTTGGACTATTAA
- a CDS encoding alpha-N-acetylglucosaminidase: MLILMKRILSILMMSWITCQLFANPITGMLERIDKGASKKFAIEIKKSGNNDYFELDQKGDQVVIRGNNYVNVATGINWYLKYYAGVQLSWNGMTAKLPAKLPRVINKERHETSLKLRYDFNYCTYSYSMAFWDWKRWEQEIDWMALHGINLPLAIVGEECVWFNMLKKLGYNKEEINKFISGPAFMAWWEMNNLEGWGGPNPDSWYIQQTALQKKILKRMKEYGIEPVFPGYSGMMPHDAKQKLGLNVTDAELWNGYLRPTFLQPTDSRFKEIAALYYKEQEALFGKANYYSMDPFHEAKGIEKVDLDAAGKAVMDAMKIVNAKAVWVVQGWTENPREDMIKNMKNGDLLVLDLFSECRPMWGMKPSLWYREGGYKQHDWLFCMLENFGAKVGLHGRMDQLLDNFYLTKNNPQAEHLKGIGLTMEGIENNPMMFELMTELPWRSEKFTRMEWLKGYLKARYGVKDNTIEQAWTALANGILNCPQGNNQQGTHESIFCGRPSLNNFQVSSWSKMENYYDPTTTENAARLMLQVADKYKGNNNFEYDLVDIVRQSLADRGRIVYNHAIADFKSFDKKAFRKDSEEFLNLLLLQDKLLGTRREFRVGNWIEKARNLGNNEEEKNLYEWNARVQITTWGNRYSANDGGLRDYAHKEWNGILKDFYYKRWAAYWKTLSDVLDGKPMVELDYYSMEEPWTKATNPYSAVPENDCVTVAKEVFSKAFAVNN, translated from the coding sequence ATGTTAATACTTATGAAAAGGATACTCAGTATACTCATGATGAGCTGGATTACCTGCCAGCTGTTTGCCAATCCGATTACTGGAATGTTGGAACGTATCGATAAAGGTGCTTCCAAAAAGTTTGCTATTGAAATAAAGAAAAGCGGGAACAACGATTATTTTGAACTCGACCAGAAAGGTGACCAGGTGGTTATTCGCGGTAATAATTACGTGAATGTGGCCACAGGAATCAACTGGTATTTGAAATACTATGCCGGAGTGCAGCTTTCGTGGAATGGTATGACGGCTAAATTACCAGCCAAATTACCAAGAGTAATCAATAAGGAACGCCATGAAACTTCGTTGAAACTACGTTACGATTTCAATTATTGCACATACTCTTACTCCATGGCTTTCTGGGACTGGAAACGATGGGAGCAGGAAATTGACTGGATGGCATTGCACGGTATCAATTTGCCGCTAGCCATAGTAGGCGAGGAGTGTGTGTGGTTTAATATGCTCAAAAAACTGGGTTATAACAAGGAAGAAATAAATAAATTCATCTCCGGACCGGCTTTCATGGCTTGGTGGGAAATGAATAATCTGGAAGGATGGGGAGGCCCTAATCCTGATTCATGGTACATACAACAAACGGCTTTACAGAAGAAGATCCTGAAGCGCATGAAGGAGTATGGAATTGAGCCTGTGTTTCCTGGATATTCGGGAATGATGCCTCACGATGCAAAGCAGAAACTGGGATTGAATGTGACTGATGCGGAATTGTGGAACGGATATCTACGTCCTACTTTCTTGCAACCAACGGACAGTCGTTTCAAGGAGATTGCAGCCTTGTACTACAAAGAGCAGGAAGCACTTTTCGGTAAAGCGAACTATTATTCAATGGATCCGTTCCATGAGGCAAAAGGCATTGAGAAAGTAGATCTTGATGCTGCAGGGAAGGCTGTGATGGACGCTATGAAAATAGTGAATGCCAAAGCTGTGTGGGTAGTTCAGGGATGGACTGAAAATCCACGCGAGGATATGATAAAGAATATGAAGAATGGCGACCTTTTGGTACTTGATCTTTTCAGTGAATGTCGCCCTATGTGGGGAATGAAACCTTCACTCTGGTACAGAGAAGGCGGATATAAACAGCATGACTGGCTTTTCTGTATGCTTGAGAATTTTGGTGCTAAAGTAGGTCTGCATGGTCGCATGGATCAATTGCTTGATAATTTCTATCTGACAAAGAATAATCCACAAGCTGAACATTTGAAAGGCATCGGGCTAACCATGGAGGGTATTGAAAATAATCCGATGATGTTTGAACTGATGACTGAATTGCCATGGCGTTCCGAGAAGTTCACCAGAATGGAGTGGCTGAAAGGATATTTGAAGGCGAGATATGGGGTGAAAGACAATACAATAGAACAGGCTTGGACTGCATTAGCTAACGGCATATTAAATTGTCCGCAGGGAAATAACCAACAGGGAACTCATGAGTCTATATTCTGTGGCCGTCCGTCACTGAATAATTTTCAGGTTTCCAGTTGGTCGAAAATGGAGAATTATTATGATCCAACAACAACAGAAAATGCTGCACGGTTAATGTTGCAAGTGGCAGATAAGTACAAAGGAAACAACAATTTTGAATATGACTTGGTGGATATCGTTCGTCAGTCTTTAGCCGACCGTGGTCGCATTGTTTATAACCATGCGATAGCCGATTTTAAGAGTTTCGACAAGAAAGCATTCAGAAAAGATTCGGAAGAGTTCCTTAATTTACTGCTTTTGCAGGATAAGTTGCTGGGAACACGTCGCGAGTTTCGGGTGGGTAACTGGATTGAAAAGGCACGTAATTTGGGTAATAACGAAGAAGAAAAGAATCTTTACGAATGGAACGCACGTGTGCAGATTACCACATGGGGTAATCGTTATTCAGCTAATGATGGAGGTCTCCGTGATTATGCACACAAAGAGTGGAACGGTATTTTGAAGGATTTCTATTACAAACGTTGGGCGGCATATTGGAAGACTCTTTCAGATGTACTGGATGGTAAACCAATGGTGGAACTAGATTATTATTCCATGGAAGAACCATGGACAAAGGCTACTAATCCGTATTCTGCTGTTCCTGAAAATGATTGTGTAACGGTGGCTAAGGAGGTTTTTAGTAAGGCTTTCGCTGTAAATAATTAA
- a CDS encoding GH92 family glycosyl hydrolase: MKKHILIKVCLSACLLVITLMTYAQYGKYVDPKIGSEGLGRVFVGPSAPFGMVKPGPDCTCKPNSGWLPMPEVVTGFSQVHVSGTGGGPKYGNILVQPYCGELDSDSHEAKREYEKIELGYYKTSFQGSGIQTELTTSDRCSFYQFTYPKESKRSLRVDAGFFLGENIVPDAREAQQFVGSEVEIVSDTEVRGYSRIRGGWNNGRAYTVYFYAVADKPFTKTLTWKGQISSLVEKVQCDEGKKTGAVLSWGEENMKSTIRFKVGISFLSSLKAQENVRREIPHWDFQQQLATVRLQWEKLLERIELGKDATEVQKRMFYTALYHTLIMPVDRTGENPLWIDNLPYYDDFYAIWDTYRTSNPLITILSPEREVDIVNALINIYKRDGYMPDARSGNANGRTQGGSNAEVIIADAFVKGLKGIDYKLALKAMLKDATVPPGGNEEQEGRGGLTEYNRLGYVPFGIDRAGNRTVEYAYNDYNIATVAKGLGKQDVYEEYIRKAENWKNLWRDDYEYDDVKGFIMPRSASGEWLDDVPFGHSKIQHPTFHYTPATNEAPWYTPWWGTFFYEGISWEYSLSIPHDVPTLIEKSGGKDAFQHRLDTFFDKGYYNVNNEPSFLTPCLYHWIGRPDLSGERIRKIITQNYNDTPSGLPGNDDSGAMSSWLAFHMMGLYPNAGQSYYLIHSPLIGEYTIRLADGKSLHVMAKKFSSKNIYIQRVILNGKELCRAWINHDELLNGGELVMEMGNKPSKWGMEELPPVKM, translated from the coding sequence ATGAAGAAACACATACTGATAAAAGTTTGTCTGTCTGCATGTTTGTTGGTTATCACTCTGATGACGTATGCACAATATGGAAAATATGTTGATCCTAAAATTGGTTCAGAAGGTTTGGGGCGGGTATTTGTTGGCCCGTCGGCACCGTTTGGAATGGTGAAACCAGGTCCGGATTGTACCTGCAAACCAAACAGCGGCTGGTTACCTATGCCCGAAGTTGTGACTGGTTTTTCTCAGGTACATGTAAGTGGTACAGGTGGAGGCCCTAAATATGGAAACATTCTTGTACAGCCCTATTGTGGAGAACTGGATAGTGATAGCCACGAAGCCAAACGGGAATATGAAAAGATAGAACTGGGATACTATAAAACTAGTTTTCAGGGAAGTGGAATTCAAACAGAGTTGACTACTTCTGATCGGTGCTCGTTTTATCAGTTTACCTATCCCAAGGAGAGTAAACGCTCTTTACGGGTGGATGCCGGTTTCTTTTTGGGAGAGAATATTGTTCCTGATGCTCGTGAAGCCCAGCAGTTTGTAGGCTCGGAAGTAGAAATTGTGTCGGATACGGAAGTCCGTGGATATAGCCGCATCCGTGGAGGATGGAATAATGGACGTGCCTATACAGTCTACTTTTATGCGGTGGCGGATAAACCTTTTACAAAAACGCTAACCTGGAAAGGACAGATCTCTTCATTAGTAGAAAAAGTACAATGTGATGAAGGGAAAAAGACAGGCGCTGTGCTATCCTGGGGAGAGGAAAATATGAAAAGTACCATCCGCTTTAAAGTGGGCATTTCGTTTCTTAGTTCTCTTAAGGCGCAAGAGAATGTACGCAGGGAAATTCCACACTGGGACTTTCAGCAGCAATTGGCAACAGTTCGTCTTCAGTGGGAAAAGCTTCTGGAACGCATTGAGTTAGGAAAAGATGCTACGGAAGTACAAAAGCGTATGTTTTATACAGCACTTTACCACACACTTATTATGCCTGTTGACCGTACTGGTGAGAATCCTCTTTGGATAGATAATCTCCCTTATTACGATGATTTCTATGCTATCTGGGATACTTATCGGACTTCCAATCCACTCATCACGATCCTTTCTCCTGAAAGAGAAGTTGATATTGTTAATGCACTTATAAACATTTATAAAAGAGATGGCTATATGCCAGATGCCCGTAGCGGCAATGCGAATGGTCGTACCCAGGGAGGTTCAAATGCAGAAGTAATTATTGCCGATGCCTTTGTAAAAGGGCTCAAAGGTATAGATTACAAACTGGCACTGAAGGCGATGCTAAAGGATGCGACTGTTCCTCCAGGAGGAAATGAAGAACAGGAAGGGCGTGGCGGATTGACGGAATACAACCGACTGGGTTATGTGCCTTTTGGAATTGACAGAGCTGGGAATCGTACAGTGGAATATGCTTATAATGACTACAACATAGCGACTGTGGCCAAAGGGCTTGGGAAACAGGATGTTTACGAGGAATACATCCGCAAAGCGGAAAACTGGAAGAATCTGTGGCGTGATGATTATGAATATGACGACGTAAAAGGATTCATCATGCCTCGTTCGGCTTCGGGTGAATGGCTTGACGATGTTCCTTTTGGCCATTCAAAAATACAACATCCAACGTTCCATTATACTCCCGCAACAAATGAAGCTCCTTGGTACACACCTTGGTGGGGCACATTCTTTTATGAAGGTATTTCGTGGGAATATTCATTGAGCATACCTCACGATGTTCCAACCTTGATTGAAAAGAGTGGAGGAAAGGATGCCTTCCAGCATCGGTTAGATACTTTCTTCGATAAGGGGTATTACAATGTGAACAACGAACCTTCTTTCTTAACTCCTTGTCTGTATCACTGGATTGGCCGTCCCGACTTAAGCGGTGAGCGAATACGGAAAATTATAACGCAAAACTATAACGATACACCAAGTGGGTTACCAGGTAATGATGATTCCGGAGCTATGTCATCCTGGCTGGCTTTTCACATGATGGGACTTTACCCCAATGCAGGACAATCCTATTATCTGATACATTCACCTTTGATTGGTGAATATACCATTCGGTTAGCTGATGGAAAAAGTTTGCACGTAATGGCAAAGAAGTTTTCTTCGAAGAACATTTATATTCAGCGTGTGATCCTGAATGGAAAGGAACTTTGCAGGGCATGGATAAATCATGACGAGTTGTTGAATGGTGGTGAACTAGTGATGGAGATGGGAAATAAACCGTCAAAGTGGGGTATGGAAGAGTTGCCTCCGGTAAAAATGTAG